In Marmota flaviventris isolate mMarFla1 chromosome 17, mMarFla1.hap1, whole genome shotgun sequence, a single genomic region encodes these proteins:
- the Vat1 gene encoding synaptic vesicle membrane protein VAT-1 homolog, with amino-acid sequence MSAEREVAEAATVVVAAAEEGAKEDVSSQPPKAEATSDPQPPAASEGAAAASPLPPLRCLVLSGFGGYDKVKLQSRQAVPPAPGPGQLTLRVRACGLNFADLMARQGLYDRLPPLPVTPGMEGAGVVIAVGEGVNDRKAGDRVMVLNRSGMWQEEVTVPSAQTFLMPEAMTFEEAAALLVNYITAYMVLFDFGNLRPGNSVLVHMAAGGVGMAAVQLCRTVENVTVFGTASASKHKVLKENGVTHPIDYHTTDYVDEIKKISPKGVDIVMDSLGGSDTAKGYNLLKPMGKVVTYGMANLLTGPKRNLMALARTWWNQFSVTALQLLQANRAVCGFHLGYLEGEVELVSNVVARLLALYNQGRIKPHIDSVWPFEKVTDAMKQMQEKKNVGKVLLVPGPEKEN; translated from the exons GCCGAAGCGGCCACTGTGGTGGTGGCGGCGGCCGAGGAAGGGGCCAAGGAAGATGTTTCTTCGCAGCCCCCGAAAGCTGAGGCAACTAGCGACCCGCAGCCGCCAGCGGCCTCTGAAGGAGCGGCCGCCGCCTCTCCGCTGCCGCCGCTGCGCTGCCTGGTGCTCTCTGGCTTCGGCGGCTATGACAAGGTGAAACTGCAGAGCCGGCAGGCCGTGCCCCCAGCTCCCGGGCCCGGTCAGCTGACGTTGCGCGTCCGGGCCTGCGGGCTCAACTTTGCAGATCTCATGGCCCGGCAGGGGCTGTACGACCGGCTGCCACCGCTGCCCGTCACTCCCGGCATGGAGGGTGCGGGCGTTGTGATCGCCGTGGGCGAGGGAGTCAACGACCGCAAG GCAGGGGATCGGGTGATGGTGCTGAACCGGTCAGGGATGTGGCAAGAGGAGGTGACTGTGCCCTCAGCCCAAACCTTCCTGATGCCTGAGGCCATGACCTTTGAGGAAGCAGCTGCCTTGCTGGTCAATTACATCACAGCCTACATGGTCCTCTTTGACTTCGGCAATTTGAGGCCTGGCAACAGCGTCTTGGTACACATGGCTGCAG GTGGTGTGGGTATGGCAGCTGTGCAGCTGTGTCGTACAGTGGAGAATGTGACAGTGTTCGGAACAGCCTCAGCCAGCAAGCATAAGGTGCTGAAGGAGAATGGGGTCACACATCCCATCGACTACCACACAACTGACTATGTGGATGAGATCAAGAAGATCTCCCCCAAAG GAGTGGACATCGTCATGGACTCTTTGGGCGGGTCAGATACTGCCAAGGGCTACAACCTCCTCAAACCCATGGGCAAAGTTGTCACCTATG GAATGGCCAACCTGCTGACGGGCCCCAAGCGGAACCTGATGGCCCTAGCCCGCACATGGTGGAATCAGTTCAGTGTGACAGCTCTGCAGCTGCTACAGGCCAACCGGGCTGTGTGTGGCTTTCACCTGGGCTACCTGGAGGGTGAGGTAGAGTTGGTCAGTAATGTGGTGGCCCGCCTTCTGGCTTTGTACAACCAGGGTCGCATCAAACCTCACATTGATTCCGTCTGGCCCTTTGAGAAG gTGACTGATGCTATGAAGCAGATGCAGGAGAAAAAGAATGTGGGCAAGGTCCTCCTGGTTCCTGGGCCAGAGAAGGAGAACTAG
- the Ifi35 gene encoding interferon-induced 35 kDa protein isoform X1 has product MSVTINTICGNKPAMAAAMLQPFLEQLRLAIPRWSVPGPAQGKTLCTLQEEQVRLKMRLQELQQLKRELRNSPKDKIPFPVPEFPLVFRGHTKQGRPVTKSLVSNLRICCPLPGGSALVIFDDPKVADQVLQQKEHKIDMEECWLRVQVQPLELPMVTTIQVSSQRNDQRVLVSGFPAELRLSEEELLDKLEIFFGKARNGGGDVETRELLQGSVVLGFAKEEVAQNLCRIGQFRVPLGRQEVPLRVFPYVSGEIQKAEIRSQTVLRSVLVLNIPDVLDGPEMHDILEIHFQKPTRGGGEVEALAVVPPGKQGLAVFTSESV; this is encoded by the exons ATCTGCGGTAACAAACCAGCCATGGCTGCTGCAATGCTCCAGCCCTTCCTAGAGCAGCTGAGGCTAGCCATCCCCAGGTGGAGTGTGCCAGGACCAGCCCAGGGCAAG ACCCTCTGCACCCTTCAGGAGGAGCAGGTCAGACTAAAGATGAGACTGCAGGAGTTGCAGCAGCTAAAAAGGGAGCTCAGGAATTCTCCCAAAGACAAG ATTCCATTCCCTGTACCAGAATTCCCCTTAGTGTTCCGAGGACACACTAAGCAGGGCAGACCAGTGACCAAGTCTTTAGTTTCCAATCTTCGGATCTGCTGCCCTCTGCCTGGAGGGTCTGCTCTGGTCATTTTCGATGACCCCAAAG TTGCTGATCAAGTGCTTCAACAAAAGGAACATAAGATTGACATGGAGGAGTGCTGGCTGCGGGTACAGGTCCAACCCTTGGAGCTACCCATGGTGACCACTATCCAG GTGTCCAGCCAGAGGAATGACCAGAGGGTATTGGTTAGTGGATTTCCTGCTGAACTCAGGCTGAGTGAGGAGGAGCTACTGGACAAGCTGGAGATCTTCTTTGGCAAAGCCAGGAATGGGGGTGGGGACGTGGAGACTCGGGAACTGCTGCAAGGAAGTGTTGTGTTGGGTTTTGCTAAGGAAGAAG TGGCCCAGAACCTGTGCCGGATTGGCCAATTCAGAGTGCCATTGGGAAGGCAGGAGGTTCCTCTGAGAGTCTTTCCCTATGTGAGTGGGGAGATCCAGAAGGCTGAG ATCAGATCCCAGACAGTTCTCCGCTCAGTGCTGGTACTCAACATTCCCGATGTCCTCGATGGCCCAGAGATGCATGACATCTTAGAGATTCACTTCCAGAAGCCCACTcgagggggtggggaggtggaagCCCTGGCAGTTGTGCCCCCAGGAAAGCAGGGCCTGGCAGTCTTCACCTCTGAGTCAGTCTAG
- the Ifi35 gene encoding interferon-induced 35 kDa protein isoform X2 codes for MAAAMLQPFLEQLRLAIPRWSVPGPAQGKTLCTLQEEQVRLKMRLQELQQLKRELRNSPKDKIPFPVPEFPLVFRGHTKQGRPVTKSLVSNLRICCPLPGGSALVIFDDPKVADQVLQQKEHKIDMEECWLRVQVQPLELPMVTTIQVSSQRNDQRVLVSGFPAELRLSEEELLDKLEIFFGKARNGGGDVETRELLQGSVVLGFAKEEVAQNLCRIGQFRVPLGRQEVPLRVFPYVSGEIQKAEIRSQTVLRSVLVLNIPDVLDGPEMHDILEIHFQKPTRGGGEVEALAVVPPGKQGLAVFTSESV; via the exons ATGGCTGCTGCAATGCTCCAGCCCTTCCTAGAGCAGCTGAGGCTAGCCATCCCCAGGTGGAGTGTGCCAGGACCAGCCCAGGGCAAG ACCCTCTGCACCCTTCAGGAGGAGCAGGTCAGACTAAAGATGAGACTGCAGGAGTTGCAGCAGCTAAAAAGGGAGCTCAGGAATTCTCCCAAAGACAAG ATTCCATTCCCTGTACCAGAATTCCCCTTAGTGTTCCGAGGACACACTAAGCAGGGCAGACCAGTGACCAAGTCTTTAGTTTCCAATCTTCGGATCTGCTGCCCTCTGCCTGGAGGGTCTGCTCTGGTCATTTTCGATGACCCCAAAG TTGCTGATCAAGTGCTTCAACAAAAGGAACATAAGATTGACATGGAGGAGTGCTGGCTGCGGGTACAGGTCCAACCCTTGGAGCTACCCATGGTGACCACTATCCAG GTGTCCAGCCAGAGGAATGACCAGAGGGTATTGGTTAGTGGATTTCCTGCTGAACTCAGGCTGAGTGAGGAGGAGCTACTGGACAAGCTGGAGATCTTCTTTGGCAAAGCCAGGAATGGGGGTGGGGACGTGGAGACTCGGGAACTGCTGCAAGGAAGTGTTGTGTTGGGTTTTGCTAAGGAAGAAG TGGCCCAGAACCTGTGCCGGATTGGCCAATTCAGAGTGCCATTGGGAAGGCAGGAGGTTCCTCTGAGAGTCTTTCCCTATGTGAGTGGGGAGATCCAGAAGGCTGAG ATCAGATCCCAGACAGTTCTCCGCTCAGTGCTGGTACTCAACATTCCCGATGTCCTCGATGGCCCAGAGATGCATGACATCTTAGAGATTCACTTCCAGAAGCCCACTcgagggggtggggaggtggaagCCCTGGCAGTTGTGCCCCCAGGAAAGCAGGGCCTGGCAGTCTTCACCTCTGAGTCAGTCTAG
- the Ifi35 gene encoding interferon-induced 35 kDa protein isoform X3: MSVTINTTLCTLQEEQVRLKMRLQELQQLKRELRNSPKDKIPFPVPEFPLVFRGHTKQGRPVTKSLVSNLRICCPLPGGSALVIFDDPKVADQVLQQKEHKIDMEECWLRVQVQPLELPMVTTIQVSSQRNDQRVLVSGFPAELRLSEEELLDKLEIFFGKARNGGGDVETRELLQGSVVLGFAKEEVAQNLCRIGQFRVPLGRQEVPLRVFPYVSGEIQKAEIRSQTVLRSVLVLNIPDVLDGPEMHDILEIHFQKPTRGGGEVEALAVVPPGKQGLAVFTSESV, encoded by the exons ACCCTCTGCACCCTTCAGGAGGAGCAGGTCAGACTAAAGATGAGACTGCAGGAGTTGCAGCAGCTAAAAAGGGAGCTCAGGAATTCTCCCAAAGACAAG ATTCCATTCCCTGTACCAGAATTCCCCTTAGTGTTCCGAGGACACACTAAGCAGGGCAGACCAGTGACCAAGTCTTTAGTTTCCAATCTTCGGATCTGCTGCCCTCTGCCTGGAGGGTCTGCTCTGGTCATTTTCGATGACCCCAAAG TTGCTGATCAAGTGCTTCAACAAAAGGAACATAAGATTGACATGGAGGAGTGCTGGCTGCGGGTACAGGTCCAACCCTTGGAGCTACCCATGGTGACCACTATCCAG GTGTCCAGCCAGAGGAATGACCAGAGGGTATTGGTTAGTGGATTTCCTGCTGAACTCAGGCTGAGTGAGGAGGAGCTACTGGACAAGCTGGAGATCTTCTTTGGCAAAGCCAGGAATGGGGGTGGGGACGTGGAGACTCGGGAACTGCTGCAAGGAAGTGTTGTGTTGGGTTTTGCTAAGGAAGAAG TGGCCCAGAACCTGTGCCGGATTGGCCAATTCAGAGTGCCATTGGGAAGGCAGGAGGTTCCTCTGAGAGTCTTTCCCTATGTGAGTGGGGAGATCCAGAAGGCTGAG ATCAGATCCCAGACAGTTCTCCGCTCAGTGCTGGTACTCAACATTCCCGATGTCCTCGATGGCCCAGAGATGCATGACATCTTAGAGATTCACTTCCAGAAGCCCACTcgagggggtggggaggtggaagCCCTGGCAGTTGTGCCCCCAGGAAAGCAGGGCCTGGCAGTCTTCACCTCTGAGTCAGTCTAG